In a genomic window of Candidatus Bathyarchaeota archaeon:
- a CDS encoding 30S ribosomal protein S12: MGSKSPRGEFAARQLAKKRKNFRWHDRYFNRRMLMLDEKVDPMQGAPQARGIVLEKVGVESKQPNSAIRKCVRTQLIKNGRTISAFLPGDGALNVVDEHDEVVVEGIGGTRGGAMGDIPGVRWKVVKVNGTSLNELVYGRKQKPAR; the protein is encoded by the coding sequence ATGGGTTCCAAGTCACCAAGAGGCGAATTCGCCGCAAGGCAATTAGCTAAGAAACGGAAGAATTTCCGTTGGCACGATCGTTACTTTAACCGACGCATGCTTATGCTCGACGAAAAAGTTGACCCCATGCAAGGCGCACCCCAAGCACGAGGCATTGTTCTTGAGAAAGTCGGCGTCGAATCCAAACAGCCCAACAGCGCCATCAGAAAATGTGTCCGCACACAACTTATCAAAAACGGCCGCACAATCAGCGCATTCCTCCCCGGCGACGGCGCACTTAACGTTGTCGACGAACACGACGAAGTCGTAGTGGAAGGCATCGGCGGCACCCGCGGCGGCGCCATGGGCGACATTCCCGGTGTCAGATGGAAGGTAGTCAAAGTCAACGGCACCAGCCTAAACGAACTCGTTTATGGCCGTAAACAAAAACCAGCGAGGTAA
- a CDS encoding 30S ribosomal protein S7, with amino-acid sequence MSQVTAPAPSVAAPQEIKLFQKWTFKDIAVQDIGLQRYLNLTPMVAPHSMGRHEHQRFRKAKVNIVERLINGFMRSGKNAGKKAKATNIVKEAFEIINAKTGKNPIEVLVKAVENSAPCEDTTRISYGGVVYHLSVDVAPQRRIDLAIRHITVGARAASINNPKSIQETLADELVLAANKDIKSAGVAKRNEIERVAQSSR; translated from the coding sequence ATGTCACAAGTTACAGCCCCAGCTCCATCTGTTGCAGCACCTCAAGAAATCAAACTCTTCCAAAAATGGACCTTCAAAGACATCGCAGTCCAAGACATCGGTTTACAACGCTACCTCAATTTAACCCCAATGGTTGCACCCCACAGCATGGGTCGCCATGAACACCAACGATTCCGCAAAGCCAAAGTCAACATCGTCGAACGCCTAATCAACGGCTTCATGCGATCAGGCAAAAACGCAGGCAAAAAAGCCAAAGCCACCAACATCGTAAAAGAAGCATTCGAAATCATCAACGCAAAAACCGGCAAAAACCCCATCGAAGTCCTCGTCAAAGCAGTCGAGAACAGCGCACCCTGTGAAGATACCACACGTATCAGCTACGGTGGTGTTGTCTATCACCTCTCCGTCGACGTTGCTCCACAACGCAGAATCGATTTAGCCATACGCCACATAACAGTAGGCGCACGCGCAGCCAGCATAAACAACCCAAAAAGCATCCAAGAAACACTCGCAGACGAGTTGGTCTTGGCAGCTAACAAAGACATAAAAAGCGCCGGCGTCGCCAAACGCAACGAAATCGAACGCGTCGCGCAAAGCAGCAGATAA
- a CDS encoding DUF2791 family P-loop domain-containing protein yields the protein MTQNVLADPVLVGRERELSQLQRLLEAALKGRGNTVFVSGEAGAGKTRLVKEFLGQAKKQGIITLCGWCLSNAAVPYFPFFEAFNAYFSKDENHKIEIKNWLMDPPKTGAKFVTPQVWKDQTFTAAANTLAQISTKQPLILFIDDLQWADSASLALIHYLTKTVSTEPVLIVCTYRSEQLSAESEGRPHPLTETLRQMRRQDAITEITLPSLTEQAISQLAENMLGGCIQPLLAQQLAEESQGNPLFIVESLRMLNERNGLTMQNEVWRLTSDAVGIPPKIKDIILQRLSVLLRSQRNLLDVASVIGEKFDPALVAHVLGADTFEVIKTLDNIAKDTSLVRCETDLYRFDHARTRDAIYDDISPALQRVYHAKVAQTLEATEDSENMPISDLAYQFAKAGNKQKAIKYSMADGQSALAKWSNIEAAKQFRYVVEAAGEDPQYAQERLVALEGLGDAYYAGDNFKQAGAVYEQLATTKSADIKLRAIRKASHAAFYQGDVAKQKELFAKATGVVTADRLEAARITYQKGAVAGAENDWVTAFKLDFEALQVFEEEYSLADAAQILLWLGYGTSMLGQLELGVESALRSIALYDEVGDVRSELEAFAYAGGTLQACSLNDYANRMFSKAVEVNEQHKIWDYIRLIPAYVWWSMGTMSEDLAGSTAKVLKALEYCDKTDARLYYGAIHGVLIIAHAFASDIPQVDRYYARLMSLPPYILSNGPSQVYLAPMMGVYHAAKGDFEQSTKYFNQMFEVIKATFPNPFLEASTRQLYAWALGKAGKAEDAQTQLNKAQKVIEAAHERFSHVNVHANLMTLSTPPVNEAFPVRIDLVNVSSSEGSIVKVDGLFTSGLELMDVPIDWQIEDGVLTFIDNKISAFQVKTIKLTMKAPQIGMQITLKPQVTYQDELGQLKTCSPRPITLTLQEPSKVSQIIRPDSDVSGEGEAEIDILKRFGLPR from the coding sequence TTGACGCAGAACGTCTTAGCTGATCCAGTCCTAGTAGGTAGAGAACGCGAACTCAGCCAACTCCAGCGTCTTCTAGAGGCTGCTTTAAAGGGCAGGGGAAACACGGTTTTTGTCTCCGGCGAAGCAGGAGCGGGCAAAACCCGTCTTGTCAAAGAATTTTTGGGTCAAGCCAAAAAACAAGGCATAATCACACTATGCGGCTGGTGCCTCAGCAACGCAGCCGTCCCCTACTTCCCGTTTTTTGAAGCCTTCAACGCTTACTTCTCAAAAGACGAAAACCACAAAATAGAAATAAAAAATTGGTTGATGGACCCACCTAAAACCGGGGCAAAATTTGTTACACCGCAAGTTTGGAAGGACCAAACCTTCACCGCCGCTGCAAACACTCTTGCCCAAATCTCAACCAAGCAGCCTCTGATTCTTTTCATCGACGACCTGCAGTGGGCAGACTCCGCCTCATTGGCACTTATCCACTACCTAACCAAAACCGTAAGTACAGAGCCGGTTCTCATCGTCTGCACCTACCGCAGTGAACAGCTCTCTGCAGAATCCGAAGGCAGACCCCACCCCCTCACTGAAACACTAAGACAAATGCGTCGCCAAGATGCAATCACAGAAATCACGCTTCCCAGCCTAACCGAACAAGCCATCAGTCAACTAGCTGAAAACATGCTAGGCGGATGCATCCAGCCACTTCTCGCCCAGCAACTTGCCGAGGAAAGTCAAGGTAACCCTCTCTTCATTGTTGAATCACTGCGCATGCTAAACGAACGCAACGGCTTAACCATGCAAAACGAGGTCTGGCGTCTAACCAGCGACGCCGTAGGAATCCCGCCGAAAATAAAAGACATAATTTTACAACGCCTAAGCGTCCTTTTACGCAGCCAACGAAACCTTCTTGACGTAGCATCCGTTATCGGCGAAAAATTCGACCCTGCCCTCGTAGCCCACGTTTTAGGCGCCGACACTTTTGAAGTAATAAAAACCCTCGATAACATCGCCAAAGACACCTCACTTGTGCGTTGTGAAACCGACCTCTACCGCTTCGACCATGCCCGCACACGCGACGCCATCTATGATGACATTTCTCCTGCACTGCAAAGAGTCTACCACGCAAAAGTCGCTCAAACCCTTGAAGCCACAGAAGACAGCGAAAATATGCCGATAAGCGATTTAGCCTACCAATTTGCCAAAGCAGGCAACAAGCAAAAAGCCATAAAATATTCAATGGCAGATGGACAGAGCGCGCTAGCTAAGTGGAGTAACATCGAAGCTGCTAAACAATTCAGATATGTTGTGGAGGCAGCAGGCGAAGACCCGCAGTATGCTCAAGAAAGATTGGTCGCCCTAGAGGGGCTCGGCGACGCCTACTATGCCGGAGACAACTTTAAACAAGCTGGCGCTGTTTACGAGCAGCTTGCCACAACGAAAAGTGCCGATATCAAACTTCGAGCAATCCGAAAAGCCTCCCATGCAGCCTTCTATCAGGGGGACGTTGCCAAACAAAAGGAACTCTTTGCCAAAGCAACGGGGGTCGTCACCGCTGACCGACTTGAAGCTGCACGTATCACTTATCAAAAGGGTGCGGTCGCAGGTGCAGAGAACGATTGGGTGACAGCTTTTAAGTTGGATTTTGAGGCGTTGCAGGTTTTTGAAGAGGAATATTCGCTGGCTGATGCCGCTCAAATTCTTTTGTGGCTAGGCTATGGCACTTCTATGCTTGGGCAACTGGAACTCGGGGTAGAATCCGCTTTGCGTTCGATTGCACTCTACGATGAAGTGGGGGATGTTCGCTCTGAATTGGAAGCTTTTGCTTATGCTGGAGGAACCTTACAAGCATGCTCACTAAACGATTACGCTAACCGCATGTTTTCTAAAGCGGTTGAGGTCAACGAGCAACACAAAATATGGGATTATATCCGTTTAATCCCCGCTTACGTCTGGTGGTCAATGGGCACGATGAGCGAAGATTTGGCTGGTTCCACTGCCAAGGTTCTAAAAGCCCTTGAATACTGCGACAAAACAGATGCCAGACTCTACTATGGCGCAATCCACGGCGTGCTCATCATAGCGCACGCCTTCGCCAGTGACATCCCTCAAGTTGATCGATACTACGCTAGGCTCATGAGTCTGCCGCCTTATATTCTATCAAACGGGCCCTCTCAAGTTTATCTGGCGCCCATGATGGGCGTGTATCATGCCGCTAAAGGCGACTTTGAGCAATCCACGAAGTACTTCAATCAAATGTTTGAAGTGATTAAAGCTACTTTTCCCAATCCCTTCTTAGAGGCAAGCACAAGGCAACTGTACGCGTGGGCTCTTGGCAAGGCAGGAAAAGCTGAGGACGCTCAGACTCAGTTAAATAAAGCTCAAAAGGTAATCGAGGCAGCGCACGAGCGATTCAGTCATGTGAATGTTCATGCAAACCTAATGACGCTCTCGACGCCCCCCGTTAATGAAGCGTTTCCTGTTAGAATAGACTTGGTTAACGTGTCTTCCAGTGAAGGCTCGATAGTAAAGGTGGATGGGTTATTTACATCGGGACTTGAATTGATGGATGTGCCAATTGATTGGCAAA